In one window of Magnetococcales bacterium DNA:
- a CDS encoding septation protein IspZ, with product MRLVLEFLPLVLFFVAYRLDGIYTATGVLMVGVPLHAGWLWWRTGRLPPVQGGMTLLVWVFGGATLLLRDPGFIKLKPTVLNWILALVFLFSTWGQRPPLVQRLLGAQVALFPRQWDILNRAWIVFFIFSGGVNLLVAWLYDESVWVNFKIFGLLGLTFLFLLGQGFWLARQNGPETPPAGDANA from the coding sequence TTGCGGTTGGTCCTGGAGTTTTTGCCACTGGTGTTGTTTTTTGTCGCCTACCGGCTGGACGGCATCTATACCGCCACCGGGGTTCTCATGGTCGGTGTGCCCCTGCATGCCGGGTGGTTGTGGTGGCGGACAGGCCGCCTGCCACCCGTGCAGGGGGGAATGACCCTGCTGGTCTGGGTATTTGGGGGGGCCACCCTGTTGTTGCGGGATCCGGGTTTTATCAAGTTGAAACCAACCGTCCTGAACTGGATTCTGGCCCTGGTGTTTTTGTTCAGCACCTGGGGTCAGCGCCCCCCCCTCGTGCAACGCCTTTTGGGGGCACAAGTGGCCCTGTTTCCCCGCCAATGGGACATACTGAACCGGGCCTGGATTGTTTTTTTTATCTTTTCCGGGGGGGTGAACCTCCTGGTTGCCTGGCTCTATGATGAATCCGTCTGGGTCAATTTCAAGATTTTCGGTCTGTTGGGTTTGACGTTCCTGTTCCTGCTGGGTCAGGGATTT